The Triticum aestivum cultivar Chinese Spring chromosome 4B, IWGSC CS RefSeq v2.1, whole genome shotgun sequence sequence CACCTGCCGCCCTTACCATCCTGACACTGCATGGTAGCCCCGAAAACACCTCCCTGGCCGTGCAGACCCACGACCTCTCCCTCGCCGGCTTCACCGACGAGAGCCTCCACTGGCACGCCTTCCCAGGCCACGAGCATCTCATCCCCACGTCCAAGCCCCTCCCGTTCGGCAGCAGCTACAGCGAGCTCATCGGCGGCCTCGCCAACCTGCCAGGCCTGCCGCTTGGGCGGGACGCCATGGTGCAGGCCGTCCGTGTCCTCTCCGCCTATGACCCCGCTGCCGACGTCGAGCCGGTCAAGCGGGCTCTGGCGGCCGTGAAGGTGATGATCTGCGAGTCCGGGCGGCTGAAGCCCGTCAGAGAGGCCGTCAGAAGCGGATGGGACAGCGAGTCCCGCGTCGCCCCCGAGCATCTGCCCTACATCGAGCACTGGGACACCATGTCCTACGAGATCATCCGCGCCAACCGCACGGACAAATGGGAAGACGGGCCCTTCACCAAGATGCTGGAGACCCAGGCCAACATCCGcagcaaggaggaggcggtggcggtgatGAACGTGCTGATGGATGCGGACTTCGAGCAAGTGCTCAAGGCGCACGCCATCCCGATCAACTTACAGTAAACGTGCATGCGTGCTTGCTTGCAGCTCGTTTTGGACTTTCTTTAGGTCTATCTCCGCCTCCGGTCGATATTTCTTTCGTGTCCGTCTAGTTTGTTAGTTTGTTGGTCATCTAGCTGGTTGGAACACGTAGGCTTTCAGCTTTGCTTGCTTCCTTGTGCTAGCTGTTTCAGGCTTTCAGCCCCGACGTCTCAGATAATTTAGTCAATTCTACTCAGAAAGAAAAAGCTAAAACTTTGGCATCCATAGACAATCTGCAGTCCATTTATTATAGAGAA is a genomic window containing:
- the LOC123094026 gene encoding 60 kDa jasmonate-induced protein-like, which produces MAAFLLFLLLALAASSSEHGGAVAVADDPPAALTILTLHGSPENTSLAVQTHDLSLAGFTDESLHWHAFPGHEHLIPTSKPLPFGSSYSELIGGLANLPGLPLGRDAMVQAVRVLSAYDPAADVEPVKRALAAVKVMICESGRLKPVREAVRSGWDSESRVAPEHLPYIEHWDTMSYEIIRANRTDKWEDGPFTKMLETQANIRSKEEAVAVMNVLMDADFEQVLKAHAIPINLQ